The Legionella sp. PATHC032 genome has a window encoding:
- the djlA gene encoding co-chaperone DjlA, giving the protein MNLRDFFVITTWWGKILGAFFGYLTAGPVGALFGILVGNFFDRGLVSYYSNPHWLYHAEKQKIVQKAFFEATFSIMGHVAKSDGRVSEQEIKMAKSLMNEMKLSKGQKDLAKRLFNEGKQPDFNVSLALIQLQRICKDNRDLLKLFVDIQYRAAQVDGLNSQKIHALDNIFTHLGFAPLHKQYRFYEDFGSYFQQERSKQHYHNQQGYNHTSSSQGQQGYKPQSPPNTLAHAFALLEVSPNANKQEVRRAYRRLLSRNHPDKLIAQGLPEEMIKLANDKTHQIMKAYELICENKGW; this is encoded by the coding sequence ATGAACTTACGCGATTTCTTTGTAATAACAACCTGGTGGGGAAAAATTCTTGGTGCCTTCTTTGGCTATTTAACTGCTGGACCAGTAGGCGCTTTGTTTGGCATTCTTGTTGGAAACTTTTTTGATAGGGGCCTTGTCAGTTATTACTCTAATCCCCATTGGCTGTATCATGCAGAAAAACAAAAAATTGTTCAAAAAGCTTTTTTTGAGGCTACCTTTTCGATAATGGGACATGTTGCGAAATCTGATGGTCGTGTTTCTGAACAAGAGATTAAAATGGCTAAATCGCTCATGAATGAAATGAAATTGAGTAAGGGACAAAAAGATTTGGCAAAACGATTATTTAATGAAGGGAAACAACCTGATTTCAATGTTAGTCTTGCTCTTATCCAATTACAACGAATCTGCAAGGATAACCGTGATTTGTTAAAGCTTTTTGTAGATATTCAGTATAGGGCAGCTCAAGTAGATGGGCTAAATAGCCAAAAAATTCATGCTCTTGATAACATTTTTACCCATCTGGGATTTGCACCCTTACATAAACAATATCGTTTTTATGAGGATTTTGGTTCTTATTTCCAGCAAGAACGATCCAAACAACACTATCATAATCAACAGGGGTACAACCATACATCCTCTTCTCAAGGACAACAGGGTTACAAGCCTCAATCACCCCCCAATACTTTAGCACATGCTTTTGCTTTACTTGAGGTAAGTCCGAATGCAAACAAACAGGAAGTTAGAAGAGCCTACAGACGTCTACTGAGCCGTAACCATCCAGATAAATTAATTGCTCAAGGTTTACCCGAAGAAATGATTAAATTGGCTAATGATAAAACTCATCAAATTATGAAAGCCTATGAATTGATCTGTGAAAACAAGGGTTGGTAA
- the mavE gene encoding Dot/Icm T4SS effector MavE: MTKFERNFLINSLMFFETILSVDKKLDDAIHHFTQGQCENPRYQINSRITDADDWSKEDKLKLTSAIAEAIALVSEKYENPTSEITEQIQSARNILLDDYVPLLTANTSPENRLKSVRENSIQIRKELITKLKEEVPYKSQFENPYVLFPFVAATVAVAATAVSVLFNNKP, from the coding sequence ATGACTAAATTTGAAAGGAATTTCCTGATTAATAGCTTGATGTTTTTTGAAACCATACTCTCTGTGGACAAGAAACTGGATGATGCAATTCACCATTTTACTCAAGGCCAATGTGAAAACCCCCGCTATCAAATTAATTCACGTATAACAGATGCTGATGACTGGTCAAAGGAAGATAAGCTAAAACTCACTTCTGCAATTGCAGAAGCCATCGCCCTCGTTTCGGAGAAATATGAAAATCCAACCAGTGAGATAACAGAGCAAATACAAAGTGCCCGAAACATACTATTAGATGATTATGTTCCATTACTTACAGCGAACACCAGTCCCGAGAATAGATTAAAATCCGTGAGAGAGAATAGTATCCAGATAAGAAAAGAGTTAATTACCAAACTCAAAGAAGAAGTACCTTACAAAAGCCAGTTTGAAAACCCCTATGTTCTTTTCCCATTTGTTGCTGCCACTGTAGCCGTAGCAGCTACTGCTGTATCGGTGCTGTTTAACAACAAACCATAA
- the plaA gene encoding GDSL family lysophospholipase PlaA yields the protein MKLLASLCAFLLSGVVSATPLNNIVVFGDSLSDNGNLYEYMKHQLPQSPPYFEGRFSNGPVWIERLAASYFPNDPNSRLLDYAFGGAGVSVDEEDDEVFFTLRREVNSYLLAHQDKASPDSLFVIWIGANNYLGMPVEVEETLKNVNRGITDSIQRLVDKGAKHILVLNLPDLGRTPAALEFGSVEEMTYFSTQHNNALSNTVDYFKKTYPEVEWLFFDTGSHFDHVIEHASEYGFTNITGTCSYSIIDEITKNSVLKMVASVKPELTENACDGYLFFDLVHPTALAHKIMAEKARLMLDEAGVEFAEN from the coding sequence ATGAAACTATTAGCATCTTTGTGTGCTTTTTTATTGTCGGGAGTTGTTAGTGCGACACCACTTAATAACATAGTTGTATTTGGTGATAGCTTGTCGGATAACGGTAACTTATATGAATACATGAAACACCAACTTCCTCAATCTCCCCCTTATTTTGAAGGTCGTTTCTCCAATGGTCCAGTGTGGATAGAGCGTCTGGCCGCTTCGTATTTCCCTAATGATCCCAATTCTCGATTACTGGATTATGCTTTTGGTGGGGCAGGAGTCTCTGTCGATGAAGAAGATGATGAGGTATTTTTTACCTTAAGAAGAGAAGTGAATTCTTATTTGTTAGCACATCAGGATAAAGCAAGCCCTGACAGCCTTTTTGTAATTTGGATAGGGGCAAATAATTACCTTGGTATGCCTGTTGAAGTGGAAGAAACACTTAAAAATGTTAACCGCGGGATTACGGATAGCATACAACGTCTGGTAGACAAGGGTGCGAAGCATATTTTAGTTCTGAATTTACCTGATTTGGGTAGAACCCCTGCAGCCCTGGAATTTGGCTCTGTTGAAGAGATGACCTATTTCTCAACACAGCATAATAATGCATTATCCAATACAGTGGATTATTTTAAAAAAACTTATCCTGAGGTTGAGTGGTTATTTTTTGATACAGGTAGTCACTTTGACCATGTGATAGAACATGCTTCGGAGTATGGGTTTACGAATATAACGGGTACCTGTTCCTATTCGATAATAGATGAGATTACTAAAAACTCTGTTTTGAAAATGGTTGCATCTGTGAAACCAGAATTGACGGAAAACGCATGTGATGGTTATTTGTTTTTTGATTTGGTTCATCCCACAGCGTTGGCACATAAAATAATGGCAGAAAAAGCACGTTTGATGCTGGATGAGGCTGGTGTGGAATTCGCCGAGAATTAA
- a CDS encoding alpha/beta hydrolase → MNQIKWIALLFCFIVSNVFAEKLDITVDQQKDVLPYWLSRPVSYGAVIIVSGGETAQWSLLLEQFAKGLSRNGWSVVLLNCTKNNSIPWINQLPEVISTLRQNDNKRIVLVHYGDQLNLTLEYFSKPQSKMINGLVMLSAYDLNKNLQKVPRLRFPLFDIVGQFDYDMVRQQRKSREEKFKENSYLAIDIPGASHDYQYSQQLLLAFVHGWMAKLPEFEPQPPPILVSYLEPVYSSASLIVSTDTLDYQPLFSQINS, encoded by the coding sequence ATGAATCAAATTAAATGGATAGCACTACTATTTTGTTTTATTGTTTCCAATGTTTTTGCAGAGAAGCTTGACATAACCGTTGATCAACAAAAGGACGTTTTACCTTATTGGCTATCAAGACCTGTTTCGTATGGAGCGGTCATCATTGTTAGCGGTGGAGAGACTGCGCAATGGTCTTTATTATTGGAACAGTTTGCCAAGGGATTATCTCGAAATGGCTGGTCAGTCGTATTGTTGAATTGTACTAAAAATAACTCGATACCCTGGATTAACCAATTACCAGAAGTCATCAGTACTTTAAGGCAGAATGATAATAAAAGAATCGTTTTAGTCCATTATGGCGATCAACTTAATCTAACATTAGAATATTTTAGCAAGCCCCAATCCAAGATGATCAATGGGTTAGTGATGCTGTCAGCCTATGATTTAAATAAAAATCTGCAAAAAGTACCTCGGTTACGATTTCCACTGTTTGATATTGTGGGGCAGTTTGATTATGACATGGTAAGGCAGCAACGAAAGAGCAGGGAGGAGAAGTTTAAAGAGAATAGTTATTTAGCCATTGACATACCTGGTGCCTCTCATGATTATCAATACAGCCAACAATTATTATTAGCGTTTGTCCATGGTTGGATGGCAAAGCTTCCAGAATTTGAGCCACAACCACCTCCGATATTGGTTTCTTATCTAGAACCGGTTTATTCTTCAGCAAGTTTGATCGTATCTACCGATACATTGGATTACCAACCCTTGTTTTCACAGATCAATTCATAG